In Dreissena polymorpha isolate Duluth1 chromosome 11, UMN_Dpol_1.0, whole genome shotgun sequence, the genomic window ttatattcaagaagagaaaaggaactctttacaaataggcactactttcgaatggaccacggagggatacacaataatttagtgtaatgtaacatTTAAGGGAaatcaactttgtcctatctttttcaaactttctccacatgagatttgaaCAATTTCaccatgaatatgcaatttcagtgcatacggatggggtaaaggccttaaaatggccatttaaagcgttgactaaattggccgcagtcaagtcggaatgcatgatttttagtctaagtaacgacagctgattttgtgtctccaattattgttacgcgtaacttttatggaaaaaactggtatcattgcatgcaaaattcaccaatatatcagcaaaaggcccaattaaatgtattgattgtgaatcagtgtacttttcttgatgaaaaaggagacttttttttaattttaagcacttttttcacaaaaaaaccctcactgacagcatataaaatcatgtttttcaataaaattattattaaaagctttacTTACactctaaacatacacattgcaattaaaataattaatgctattatgatgagaggaataatttgcagctttcaagccgatacaagcctgctacccaaaattaacacttaaaatggcgcaaatcgctccttcaacagcttacgacacaatgtgacatttgttgctcatccagatagtctctctcataaaaATAAGTCCTGTTGGCTACATTTTATTTagtgttctctttaaaatccattgttgaaagcttaagttttgcaaaaatgccacagtccccatgcaaaaaagcatgtttgctaaggaattcctgccCGATGGGCAACACTAATGTCGtaaaagtcatttgggtgtgattcctctgtagttcagtgtacattcatttcactacctgggaatgactatcaggatcaattttcccagcttggtgaagtgttgacctttcaggatgttgatggatcgtccacaagcgctgcaccactgcggcctcggtaccggacagggagtcggattgaggtgtataCAAACCCGGAGtaaggcaaggatcatccagacctttaataaaataaaatgttaaggcccctgaaactggcaattatgttcaacactgagataaggaaacacataaaaGAGACATCATGCCATTGCtttatcattattgacacggcaaactccaGCGGCTGGGGACTCGGCTCTGaacaaaacaggtatgctctatcaatccgagcaagatggcatgtcagagttaaaaagagcaaacaaacatacaaaagagatataaagaaaattagaaattaaatgccagaagtaatttcaagtattgttttttgtctgcaagggttgctgtggaaaatagtgcgtaacgcatagtttggcctgtcggggtgttgctggcaagaacacatcgaagtcatatctgcccgagaactgtaagcttgagataaccatatctgttgaagtactgcttgaagaatgcattctaattgtacttgaaccagatagcattgacagcacaaggcttcagaccccccaaaagtgtgaggctttcaatagtgcttacctgataccagaccgcaatgcccaagacagtgactttctcccggaactgcacaggccgcatccgcagcacaatccttaagctcaatcttggtctggctgactctgaaatagtgaaatctcaATTTATAGATGCTCCtttttctaaaggttatgagtttattgcctatcttatcacaatgacatgctaaagaagacatgtgcatttctgaaaagacatgctgcccgatacttgactaggaaaaggcgctatggtcttcactctgaaattcattactctaagggcttaacagaaccaaagccagatcttacagctaaatggccccacctacagctaaatatgctttataggttgaaaataaagttatttgtctgaagaactatcgctattaactcatcagctatgttgctccaccggccgcaattctgtaaacatagtgtatatatggaaatacctagtctacctcatgcgacgcaccactacgtccactgtaaatacacagctaagttagcactttaacgaacaaactgaaattcatgtttgaattaaacaatcagtatgatgactctcattgaaatcatgtccagtgcaccagtcagagcaagacagctagcggattgttaaCCGTCTGCGGCTCaagggacaaatggtcaggcctacaaacaaagagaaaaatggcataaatgggttgcattcatgggatttggcatatttttcatcttgctctcgaCCTGAAACTTTAatctttggacataataatattaacattcaagatttgttggaaatgtaacccttacttgtccatatcaggtccccctcccatccggaacagtccaaaaccacctaaaacatccatttgaaccaaaatattgacatctctcctctattttagcacccaaaacatcaaaacattcattaaaattcatgttctacttgtctcgcttgcagacgaatccatgtgaccttgacattgcagtaaatgtgcttttttaaggttatattacactaattcctaTTCCCATAGGgccccattataaaactgacaactttcacagcatttttcttgcctttttgacgtatcaatttttccgaacttggtatcattttaaagatggatctgtcctcttccaataattgcaatcaaaaacataccgtctcgcaacttctgagaaagtaaatcgctgtcgaatgaacccactgtagaaaaacgtgtttcggaatcctaatttcgacaaaagccccacacaatagaaaacacaccctcaaaagtccatcttttaagttagcttccaatccaaggcatcaaagtactccagacacatacaggatattacaaataaccacaacagacatgtctcacattgttaaatggcttatattcaagaagagaaaatgaactctttacaaataggcactactttcgaatggaccacggagggatacacaatgatttagtgtaatgtaaccagtaaggttcaatatttgagcgtacataaataacaactttcaatattttCAAGCTACAATGAGCGGCGTaagcaaaactaattcaaaatcgtggaggatttacacattacaaatgcaagtCCTAAtgacaataagtaagttttcaatccttattgtctttctgagttgtattaaaaacagcGGTAGTGGATCAAGTCTGGCTGCAATGTTATTCAGGACAATTTTGCAtgatttcgcgacctgtcaaattgtgttcctgcatcatgttaTGTCTAGAAAGCATCAATCGTCATATACTTagtttaatattataaagttaattaacaaAATTGTCATAagttagttgaattcatattagCTTTggttattgagcttcagacagccatATTGTCCTTCGGCCTGCTGCCTCAGGCCAATAccgctgtcttcagctcaataacaaagccaatatgaattcaactaattaataacattataatattaaCCGTGCAAtaatatataaactttaaacaaatattagttttttttattacactGTGTTTTTGTAGTCGATGATACTTACAACTAACGCACTTGAAAAACCATCAGAAGGAATAAGCATTTATTTCAACAGATCAAATAATCAAAGTGAATAATATACGGTACAATTGTGATTTATATGAGATAATCGCAGTATCAAGCTACTTACTAAACATAGACAAGAAACATGCAATGTTCGAGCTGATAACGTGCTGATTTAGACGTTATCAACAATCACAACTAATGAAAGTTTTACCATCGTTCAAAAGAAGTTGGTCAGTTATCAGAGATCGATAGTATTATACGTTTGCATATGTTGTATAGAAATGCCGGATGATTTTGTTGACATGTTCAAGTCTTAACAAGCGTGTGCCAGAAATGGAACTActtgtactacttctactattactctTACTTAAACtacttctcatcatcatcatataccatcattatcatcatcagcagcagccgcatcattatcatcatcataatcatcattatcatcattaaattatAAGTGTTATTACGATTATATCAATAATGTTATAAAAGACATGAAATAATGCACGCATAATAATTTGTACGGTCTTTACAAATTATATTAGTAAATTATATGTTGGAACACAAATCTGAGAAATCTATTTAAATTGCAACACATCATATTGTTAGATATGTTTCAGCTAGAGTTGATATTATTAAATCCATGCACAACCCATGTCTTCTTTTCACTAAacattcaattatttaaagagaTAGCTAATCATGAATCGTAGTATTGTTAACACAAACGTGTTAATGATCTAAATGGTGTACACATGTAAAAAATAATGTTGAAGTCATTATGTAAACGGAAAGAAATTGATTGATATATGCAAATCTACCGCCTTTCATTATACAAGCGCTCTTATAGGCAGTGACTTTGATGTTGGATAGTGTTTGTGTTAAACATGGCAATGAAATTATAACCGATGAACCATAAGCATTCACTGAAATATTCTAACGTTAGAAATTGTGTATAAGCATAAATATTATACACAATACACAATCAACTATAATGTTATGTTCTAATAAAAGTGTTAAATACAACGAAATAAAAAAGACATAAGATTTTTGGCATTTGTGAAGGAAGTTATTTTTATCATAACAATTGTTCTCTCTAAGAGTCCTTAATTTATAAAACTTTCCTCTTAATAAATTAAGGAAAGTTATTTTAGAAAAATCAGCCTttaagttttaacatatttttttcttttgttaagtacaatacatcaaaatacacaatataataGATATCAGAAAAGGATTTAAACGAAAGAAATAATTCTTATATGGTTTCTCTCCTTGGGATTATGTTTGCACATTATTGGCAGTGTATTAGGAACACTATAAATCAGCCGTTTACTGAGTAACTGTCGATTTTTAAATATAGCACTAACGCAATAACTCGCGATTGAGAATTTTCTAAAATTGTATAAGtgtacaattttatataaaatgcttTGATTATTGTTTCATACTGTAAAGAAATTTATAAAACCTTTTACATGCATTCAATCGAATTGCACAAATCTTGCCAGATTTTTAAACAAGAAAAGACACATATGGTATATAAATTTACGTCAAACgtttaataacaaaattatattcaATAACTGTGTGGTGCGTGTGGCATTAAACTGGGCTAGGATAGTATAGATCCTGTATATTTAGTATGGGTTTTTAGTCACTTGTATTAGataacatatatgtataaaataaaaagttatatAAACAAACCATATTTTTCATGTGCACGAGTATAGACATATAACGTATTAGCATGTAGGCAAACTGTATAAATTGACAACGTAACATAATTGAAAATTGGGTAGAACGTATACTCTAAATTAACTATGATCATTCAATTTTTCGAATTCACTCCCTTGACAAATTAAATTGGATAAGGTAGACACAATACCTGTTAATAATGGACCATTATATCTTAAAAAACTATCTATGGACATTCttacaacacaaaataacattttattaattaactttgttGCGAAGTTATACTTTAAATTTAGGTCTGTGAACACCAAGCACATGATGCGAATACTTCAAATGTTATCCTGAATAAATACATACAACGTTTATGCCATTTCATATCAATTCACAACAAGCAATATGCtgatacttctactactgctgctgctgttattacTATTACAattttactactattactacaactaccaTTACAATTACCACCaatactaaaactactacttataccaccactactacttcttcttacaATTCTCTTACAAATAGTGCTTcttatgctactactactactactgctgctataactactactactacaactcctactactactactacctactacaactactactacaacaacaactactactactactactactactactactactactactactactactactactactgtcacGTAAGTACAcgttgttcgttgataacacacagtaacaaccaaagttcatttctgatttcatcgagatttatttctgtcgagtatttcttttaacacaacgtttgctaatgtacacgaaatacaattttacagcgcggcagccaacatggccaccgcgtcaagaagacgtgacaactctccaaattttttTCAAATCTAACTGCAGAATCCTTTTTTTTACTAattaaaacactgcattttatccccaggttaatttacataaaatctacttgtaatttccat contains:
- the LOC127849906 gene encoding uncharacterized protein LOC127849906, encoding MRPVQFREKVTVLGIAVWYQVWMILALLRVCIHLNPTPCPVPRPQWCSACGRSINILKGQHFTKLGKLILIVIPRQTGFLRNGVQLWHGRLIVPFTEYLIYSPFHHR